A genomic region of Thermodesulfobacteriota bacterium contains the following coding sequences:
- a CDS encoding AAA family ATPase — MATLALYSNKGGVGKTAAAVNLSYLAAQGGAKTLICDLDPQSSATYYFRVKPKIKSRAKGFIKGGKHLYKSIKGTDYENLDLLPADFSLRNLDATFAKLRRSKQRLRKILKPFKNRYDLIILDCPVTISILAENILNAVDYILVPLIPTTLSVRTYKQLLSFCQKNNYKTDKIYTFFSMVDRHKKMHHDLVASVSKEFGGVLQSYIPYLALIERMGIYREPVVAFAPSSAASKSYQNLWDKVQTILSPKKR, encoded by the coding sequence ATGGCAACGCTGGCCCTTTACAGCAATAAAGGCGGAGTTGGCAAGACCGCGGCTGCGGTAAATTTGTCTTATCTGGCAGCACAGGGGGGTGCTAAAACCCTAATCTGCGATCTGGATCCGCAAAGTTCCGCCACCTACTATTTTCGGGTAAAGCCTAAAATTAAGTCCCGGGCCAAGGGGTTCATTAAAGGTGGAAAGCACCTTTATAAAAGTATTAAAGGCACTGATTATGAAAACCTGGATCTGCTGCCGGCAGATTTCTCGCTACGTAATTTAGATGCCACTTTCGCTAAGCTGAGGCGTTCAAAACAGCGGTTGAGAAAAATTCTAAAACCTTTTAAAAATCGATATGACTTAATCATTCTTGACTGTCCGGTTACCATCAGTATCCTGGCCGAGAATATACTCAACGCTGTAGACTACATCCTGGTTCCACTGATTCCAACAACACTATCCGTGCGAACTTATAAACAATTACTGTCTTTTTGCCAAAAGAACAATTATAAGACAGATAAGATTTACACCTTTTTTTCGATGGTCGATCGGCACAAGAAAATGCACCATGACCTCGTGGCGTCCGTGTCAAAGGAATTTGGTGGTGTTTTACAAAGCTATATTCCTTATTTGGCGCTGATTGAAAGAATGGGAATTTATCGAGAACCGGTTGTGGCCTTCGCACCATCGTCAGCGGCTTCAAAATCATATCAAAACCTATGGGACAAAGTTCAAACCATACTTTCTCCTAAGAAACGGTAA
- a CDS encoding histidine phosphatase family protein, which translates to MKTLYLVRHAKSSWKYPHLDDFERPLNKRGRKSAPLMGKILKKLKVAPDLVISSPANRAAMTARIIADKIKYPLDKIRYSEAIYHVSANALIHFIKQMDDAVNKVMVVGHNPALTDLANYFGGRSISNIPTCGIFCVDLDISLWAKISAHCGKLKFFEFPKKHAS; encoded by the coding sequence ATGAAAACTCTCTATCTGGTCAGACATGCCAAATCAAGTTGGAAATATCCTCACCTGGATGATTTTGAAAGACCTCTGAACAAGCGCGGTCGCAAGAGTGCTCCGCTTATGGGGAAAATACTTAAAAAATTAAAGGTGGCCCCAGACCTCGTAATATCCAGCCCGGCAAACAGAGCCGCAATGACAGCAAGAATCATTGCCGATAAGATCAAATATCCTCTCGATAAAATTCGATACAGTGAAGCCATTTATCATGTCAGTGCAAATGCTTTAATACATTTTATTAAACAAATGGACGATGCCGTAAATAAGGTGATGGTTGTAGGCCATAATCCGGCACTAACCGACTTGGCCAATTATTTCGGTGGTCGGTCGATCAGTAATATTCCGACCTGCGGCATATTTTGCGTGGATTTAGACATCTCATTATGGGCAAAAATTTCTGCACACTGCGGTAAATTAAAATTTTTTGAGTTTCCCAAGAAGCATGCTTCTTGA
- a CDS encoding antibiotic biosynthesis monooxygenase family protein, whose translation MAVQVIIKRKFKVDNPEELIPLLTELRMRAKEQPGYISGETLRSLNNPEDYLVFSKWETADDWNKWFRSKERRDIQGEVDSLLGEKTFYEIFEPVSH comes from the coding sequence ATGGCTGTTCAGGTTATCATCAAACGCAAATTCAAGGTCGATAATCCAGAGGAATTAATTCCTCTTCTCACGGAATTACGTATGCGTGCGAAAGAGCAACCCGGCTATATTTCAGGCGAAACATTAAGAAGTCTCAATAATCCTGAAGATTACCTGGTTTTTAGCAAATGGGAGACGGCAGACGACTGGAATAAATGGTTTCGCAGCAAAGAAAGAAGGGATATTCAGGGTGAAGTGGATTCGCTGCTCGGAGAAAAAACTTTTTACGAAATTTTTGAGCCCGTGAGTCATTGA
- the ppk2 gene encoding polyphosphate kinase 2, with amino-acid sequence MGKENKKKSKRLKPKKEKAISLKEKDSSKAKKNISKKAKKKLKKKKLSEHTAFKNKDKKKKKNRKAVWVKEFTLEYEQELHKLQIELLKMQKHVRANGLRILALFEGRDAAGKGGTIKRIIEHLNPRGTRVVALVAPDDTEQTQWYFQRYIQHLPSAGEIVLFDRSWYNRAMVEPVMDFCTDEQNKRFLKDVPMLEEMLVKDGIILFKFFFSVSKEEQLQRFDSRETDPLKQYKISPVDRMAQEMWDDYTVRKFQMLNETNRTIARWTIIRSDNKKLARLNCIKYILSKIKYEGRIPKKELKTDPDILISGIDEIRYMEEHLMEPYVLPG; translated from the coding sequence ATGGGAAAAGAAAATAAAAAAAAATCCAAAAGGCTAAAGCCGAAAAAAGAAAAGGCTATTTCGCTCAAGGAAAAGGATTCATCAAAGGCAAAAAAGAACATCAGTAAAAAAGCTAAAAAGAAATTAAAAAAGAAAAAATTATCCGAACACACCGCCTTTAAGAATAAAGATAAGAAAAAAAAGAAAAATCGTAAGGCCGTTTGGGTAAAAGAATTTACCCTCGAATATGAACAGGAGTTACACAAGCTGCAGATCGAACTTTTAAAAATGCAAAAGCATGTCAGGGCTAATGGGCTGCGCATATTGGCGTTATTTGAAGGACGTGATGCCGCGGGCAAAGGTGGTACGATTAAAAGGATTATTGAGCATTTGAATCCACGGGGTACCCGGGTGGTGGCCCTTGTCGCACCTGACGATACGGAACAGACACAATGGTATTTTCAAAGATATATTCAACACCTCCCGTCAGCCGGAGAAATAGTACTTTTCGACCGCAGTTGGTATAATCGTGCCATGGTTGAACCTGTAATGGATTTTTGCACCGATGAGCAAAACAAACGCTTTTTAAAAGATGTACCCATGCTGGAAGAGATGCTGGTGAAAGACGGCATTATTCTGTTCAAATTTTTCTTCTCTGTTTCCAAAGAGGAACAGTTACAGCGATTTGACTCGAGAGAGACAGATCCGCTAAAACAGTATAAAATTTCTCCGGTTGACAGAATGGCTCAGGAAATGTGGGATGATTACACGGTAAGAAAGTTTCAGATGCTCAACGAAACAAACCGGACGATTGCCCGCTGGACGATCATTCGATCGGATAATAAGAAATTGGCGAGACTCAACTGCATAAAGTATATTTTATCAAAAATCAAATATGAAGGTAGAATCCCTAAAAAGGAGCTAAAGACCGACCCTGACATTTTGATATCAGGCATTGACGAAATTAGATATATGGAAGAACACTTAATGGAACCTTATGTGTTACCCGGATAA
- a CDS encoding polyphosphate kinase 2, which translates to MKPTKQKKNNKKDLEKRIPGSTAQIRDVVQKVESKIKSSTPDKRVQKILKVLKKKDKEEIVQAVLEKYYNSEELKPYQAELIRMQRHLEKTKKKMVILFDGRDASGKGGTIRRIIRYMNEKRYRVVALGKPNEKQKTELHIKRYIEHFPHAGEIVLFDRSWYNRAMVEPVMGFCTSGQYRRFMKKVVMYESNFIEDAGHTILLKLYFSVTKEEQLRRFKRRKNDPLRQWKLSEVDLQAQELWDDFTEKKYILLKKTHKKKSPWYIIRSDDKHLARRETMKVILNAVRYKGRNRKLNFTTDPNIVIPGDKELKLMKKQQKKYGKSLA; encoded by the coding sequence ATGAAACCCACGAAACAAAAAAAAAATAATAAAAAGGATTTAGAAAAGAGAATACCAGGTTCGACGGCCCAGATCAGAGATGTGGTTCAGAAAGTCGAATCGAAAATTAAATCCAGCACTCCTGATAAACGGGTTCAAAAAATACTGAAGGTTTTAAAAAAGAAAGATAAAGAAGAAATAGTCCAGGCAGTATTAGAAAAATATTACAATTCAGAAGAGTTGAAACCCTATCAGGCAGAACTTATAAGGATGCAGCGTCATCTGGAGAAAACCAAAAAAAAAATGGTTATTCTTTTCGATGGCCGGGATGCCTCTGGAAAAGGCGGAACAATCCGGCGTATTATCCGGTATATGAATGAAAAAAGGTACCGTGTGGTTGCCCTGGGCAAACCGAATGAAAAACAGAAAACAGAGCTCCATATCAAACGATATATCGAACACTTCCCCCATGCCGGCGAGATCGTTTTGTTTGACAGAAGCTGGTACAACAGGGCCATGGTTGAACCGGTAATGGGATTTTGCACTTCAGGCCAATATAGGCGATTCATGAAAAAAGTCGTCATGTATGAAAGTAATTTCATCGAAGATGCCGGCCACACCATCCTGCTCAAGCTCTATTTTTCAGTAACTAAAGAAGAACAACTCAGGCGCTTTAAGAGAAGAAAAAATGATCCGTTAAGACAGTGGAAGCTTTCTGAAGTGGATTTGCAGGCTCAAGAACTATGGGACGATTTTACCGAAAAAAAATATATACTACTGAAAAAGACGCATAAAAAAAAGTCGCCCTGGTATATCATCCGATCCGACGATAAGCATCTGGCTCGGCGTGAAACCATGAAGGTGATCCTCAATGCGGTGCGCTACAAAGGTAGAAACCGCAAACTGAATTTTACCACGGATCCAAATATTGTTATTCCAGGGGATAAGGAACTAAAATTAATGAAAAAACAGCAAAAAAAATACGGCAAATCTCTGGCATGA
- a CDS encoding aspartate/glutamate racemase family protein: MKTIGLLGGMSWESTVGYYREINEGVKKSLGGLHSAKIILYSVDFDPIEKLQHKGDWKGTANILSEAALGIQTAGADFLLICTNTMHKVASEIEKAIQIPLLHIADATAELLMSKGIKTVGLLGTAFTMEHDFYKGRLTEKYGLEVLVPNDADRDIVHQVIYQELCLGQTIGSSKAEYLRIIEQLSNQGAEAVILGCTEIGMLVNQTDTEVELCDTTAIHAAKAVEWAIQPTENMTDSKK; the protein is encoded by the coding sequence ATGAAAACGATCGGTCTTTTAGGAGGTATGAGTTGGGAGAGTACGGTTGGGTATTACCGTGAGATAAATGAGGGTGTAAAAAAGTCTCTTGGGGGTTTGCACTCGGCAAAGATTATTCTTTACAGTGTGGACTTTGATCCTATCGAAAAACTGCAGCACAAAGGCGATTGGAAAGGCACGGCAAATATTCTATCAGAAGCGGCCCTTGGCATCCAGACCGCCGGTGCGGATTTTTTGCTTATTTGCACAAACACCATGCACAAAGTAGCGTCCGAGATAGAAAAGGCCATACAAATTCCTCTGCTGCATATTGCTGATGCAACCGCAGAACTTCTAATGAGTAAGGGCATTAAAACGGTCGGCCTATTGGGCACGGCGTTTACCATGGAGCATGATTTTTACAAAGGGCGCTTGACCGAAAAATATGGATTAGAGGTTCTTGTCCCCAATGACGCGGATAGAGATATTGTTCATCAGGTGATTTATCAGGAGCTCTGCCTGGGGCAAACGATTGGAAGCTCTAAGGCAGAGTACCTTCGAATTATCGAGCAATTATCCAACCAGGGGGCAGAAGCAGTGATACTGGGTTGTACCGAGATCGGTATGCTGGTGAATCAAACCGATACCGAAGTGGAACTGTGCGATACGACTGCCATCCATGCCGCAAAGGCGGTTGAATGGGCAATACAACCAACTGAAAATATGACGGATTCAAAAAAATAG
- a CDS encoding DUF2283 domain-containing protein — MKLNYYPETDSLYIDLSSKTSAESVEISEGIVIDYDEDGHISGIDIDNASRKIDLKEIILNKIPAKLQTITA, encoded by the coding sequence ATGAAACTAAATTATTATCCTGAAACGGATTCGCTCTATATTGACCTATCTTCTAAAACAAGCGCGGAAAGCGTTGAAATATCCGAAGGTATCGTCATAGATTATGATGAGGATGGTCATATTAGTGGGATTGACATTGATAATGCAAGTCGCAAAATTGATCTTAAAGAAATTATTTTGAATAAAATACCCGCAAAACTTCAGACGATCACGGCTTAA
- a CDS encoding adenylate/guanylate cyclase domain-containing protein — MNEDQPKRKLAAILSADVKGYSRLMGEDEEATVRTITAYREMMTGLIKEQNGHVVDAKGDNVLAEFPSVVDAVRCAVEIQKQLRVKNDQLAENRRMEFRIGINLGDVIEEEQTIYGDGVNVAARLEGLADGGGICISRMAFDSVKNKLDLGYEYLGEHSVKNIVDPVRVYKVLMEPEYAGEVIGEEKPKPKQWRFAAIVSAVVLIVVVGAFSVWDFYFRPPPIEPASIEKMAHFLPDKPSIAVLPFDNMSGDPEQDYFADGISENIISALSRISQLFVIARNSTFTYKGKPVKVQKVSEELGVRYVLEGSVQKSGSRLRVTAQLIDAIKGNHLWSEKYDRKLNDLFVVQDEVTKEIITALNVELTQGEQARTAARGTENLEAYLKAMQARQSIYRHNVESNALAQQLAQEALALDPKYAMASRLLGVTHMHDILLGRSKSPKESFGKAIALVKKAVELDDLDGYSHATLGFLLVMIRQYDKAVAEAEQGVALDPNVADIYGWLGMIYRYVGRWEDAITAYEKGIRLNPIPPNFYLFGIGLAYAWTGRYEEAITELRKAIYNEPDSPYSRLYATAAYSMAGRDDEARIEAAELLRINPKFSLKKWGKSLKYKNQDDQDRLMSAWRKAGLK, encoded by the coding sequence ATGAATGAAGACCAACCCAAACGCAAACTGGCCGCAATTCTCAGCGCCGATGTCAAAGGCTACAGCCGTCTCATGGGCGAGGATGAGGAGGCCACTGTTCGCACCATCACTGCCTACCGTGAAATGATGACAGGCCTTATTAAGGAACAAAATGGACACGTGGTCGATGCAAAGGGCGACAATGTGCTGGCCGAGTTTCCCAGTGTGGTGGATGCCGTTCGCTGCGCCGTAGAGATACAAAAACAACTCAGGGTAAAAAATGACCAGCTTGCTGAAAACCGGCGGATGGAGTTTCGCATCGGAATCAATCTCGGCGATGTGATCGAAGAAGAACAGACCATCTATGGCGATGGAGTAAATGTCGCCGCCAGATTGGAAGGCCTGGCGGATGGGGGCGGCATCTGTATCTCAAGAATGGCTTTTGACAGTGTCAAAAACAAGCTGGACCTTGGCTATGAGTATCTGGGTGAGCATTCGGTCAAGAACATTGTTGATCCGGTGCGTGTCTATAAGGTGCTGATGGAGCCCGAATATGCTGGGGAGGTGATCGGAGAGGAAAAACCGAAACCAAAACAATGGCGTTTTGCAGCCATAGTCTCAGCCGTTGTGCTAATTGTGGTGGTTGGAGCTTTTTCTGTTTGGGATTTCTATTTCCGGCCACCACCGATTGAGCCGGCCTCTATCGAAAAGATGGCCCACTTTCTTCCCGATAAGCCTTCCATTGCAGTACTGCCCTTTGACAACATGAGCGGAGACCCTGAACAGGATTACTTTGCTGATGGAATCAGTGAAAATATCATTTCCGCCCTTTCCAGGATTTCCCAACTTTTTGTGATTGCTCGAAACTCCACATTCACTTATAAGGGCAAGCCAGTCAAAGTCCAGAAAGTGAGTGAGGAGCTTGGGGTTAGGTACGTGCTAGAGGGGAGTGTCCAGAAATCGGGCAGTCGCTTGCGGGTTACTGCTCAGCTTATTGACGCGATTAAGGGGAATCACTTATGGTCTGAAAAATATGATCGAAAACTGAACGATTTATTTGTGGTTCAAGACGAGGTCACAAAAGAAATCATCACGGCCCTTAATGTAGAACTGACACAAGGGGAGCAGGCCCGAACAGCTGCAAGAGGCACGGAAAACCTTGAAGCTTATCTGAAGGCCATGCAAGCACGTCAGAGTATATATCGGCACAATGTTGAGAGCAATGCTTTGGCCCAGCAGTTGGCGCAAGAGGCCCTTGCCCTGGACCCAAAATATGCCATGGCTAGTCGATTACTGGGCGTAACTCACATGCATGATATATTGCTAGGTAGGAGTAAATCCCCTAAAGAGTCTTTTGGCAAGGCCATAGCATTGGTGAAAAAGGCAGTCGAATTGGATGATCTAGATGGTTATAGTCATGCCACGTTGGGTTTTTTGCTTGTCATGATACGGCAGTATGACAAGGCCGTTGCAGAAGCTGAGCAGGGTGTCGCGCTTGACCCTAATGTTGCTGATATCTATGGATGGTTGGGCATGATATATAGGTATGTGGGCAGGTGGGAGGACGCCATTACGGCATATGAAAAAGGGATACGCCTTAATCCTATCCCTCCAAATTTTTACTTGTTCGGGATAGGTTTGGCCTACGCTTGGACGGGACGGTATGAAGAGGCAATAACAGAATTGAGAAAAGCGATTTACAACGAGCCTGATTCACCATATAGTCGCCTGTATGCGACTGCGGCTTATAGTATGGCCGGACGAGATGATGAAGCTCGGATTGAGGCAGCTGAACTGCTGAGGATAAATCCCAAGTTTTCTCTCAAGAAATGGGGAAAGAGTCTCAAATATAAGAATCAAGATGATCAAGATCGATTAATGAGTGCCTGGAGGAAAGCTGGGCTAAAGTGA
- a CDS encoding tetratricopeptide repeat protein yields MTEERAKRKLAAILSADVKGYSRLMGEDEEATVRTITGYREVMTGLIKGQNGRVVDAKGDNVLAEFPSVVDAVRCAVEIQKQLKVKNDQIAENRRMEFRIGINLGDVIEEEQTIYGDGVNIAARLEGLADGGGICISRTAFDQVKNKLELGYEYLGEHSVKNIAEAVRVYKVLSKTEYAGKVIGEAKLKPKQWRWAGIGAVAILIIVAGVFAIWNFYLRPDVEPASVERMAYPLPKKPSIAVLPFDNLTGDSQQEYLSDGMTEEIIIALSKVPYMFVIDRHSTFSYKGKPVKIAQVAEELGVRYVLEGSVRRADDRVRVTVQLIDAIKGHHLWAERYERELKDTFALQDEITRKILSALDVRLTRGEQANTARKVTGNLEAYLNALQAHWYIHHHRNKEGLLQARKLAEQAIALDPEYARPYITMAGCHISEIWFGLSKSPKKSLEQALQLVQKAISIDESNPSCYRKLSAIYMSKRQYERAIAEAERAIALDPNGADAHSQLGIALVYSGRQQEAIAPLEKAIRINPLPPSLYFGRLGVAYRDTGRYEEAIAQFKKAINLAPDAYIPHLFLASTYSLAGLDEEARTEASEVLRIQPKFSLERFKKRLFYKNKADKELVIGALRKAGLPEQPPLPLPDKPSIAVLPFTNMSDDPKQEYFSDGITESIITALSKVEKLFVIARNSTFTYKGKPVKVQQVAQDLGVQYILEGSVQESAGRIRITAQLIDARKGHHLWAERYDRSLKEIFDLQDEITMKIITALEVKLTEGEQALVAGSGTDNLDAYLKILQARDLKRHQTVENNYRARQLAKEAIALDPGYAQAYRWLGGTHVIDVWLSSTQSPRESLKKAMELAQKAISLDDSLGGAHGLLGNIYIMRRDYEKGIREVQRAVDLEPNGADAHVFLGMGLKYVDRADEAVAILKKAIRLDPHTPGWYMHILASAYRDISRYEEAMKWGEKAVQQNPKNVLSRVILCSIYSLAGRMHEARDQAKEIMTINPKFSVEQVARTDPQKNKDVKKRYIDALRKAGLK; encoded by the coding sequence ATGACTGAAGAGCGAGCCAAACGCAAACTGGCCGCCATTCTCAGCGCCGATGTCAAAGGGTACAGCCGCCTCATGGGCGAGGATGAGGAGGCCACTGTTCGCACCATCACCGGATACCGCGAGGTGATGACCGGTCTTATTAAGGGACAAAACGGCAGGGTGGTGGATGCCAAGGGTGACAATGTGCTGGCCGAGTTTCCCAGTGTGGTGGATGCCGTTCGCTGTGCTGTAGAGATCCAAAAACAACTCAAGGTAAAAAATGACCAAATTGCTGAAAACCGGCGGATGGAGTTTCGCATCGGAATCAATCTTGGCGATGTGATCGAAGAGGAACAGACTATTTATGGAGATGGGGTGAATATTGCTGCTCGATTGGAGGGTCTGGCGGATGGCGGAGGAATCTGCATTTCAAGAACAGCCTTCGACCAGGTTAAGAACAAGCTGGAACTCGGTTATGAGTATCTGGGTGAACATTCAGTTAAGAACATCGCTGAGGCAGTTCGGGTCTATAAAGTACTCTCAAAGACTGAATACGCAGGCAAGGTCATCGGCGAAGCAAAGCTAAAACCAAAGCAATGGCGATGGGCTGGGATTGGTGCAGTGGCTATACTCATCATCGTGGCAGGTGTCTTTGCAATTTGGAACTTCTATCTCCGCCCAGATGTCGAGCCTGCCTCTGTGGAAAGGATGGCATATCCCCTGCCAAAAAAGCCTTCCATAGCAGTGCTGCCTTTCGACAACCTCACTGGTGACTCCCAGCAGGAGTATTTAAGTGACGGGATGACCGAGGAGATCATCATAGCTCTCTCCAAGGTTCCCTATATGTTTGTGATCGACCGCCACTCCACGTTTAGCTACAAGGGGAAGCCGGTGAAGATTGCCCAGGTGGCAGAGGAGTTGGGCGTGCGATATGTGTTGGAGGGCAGTGTCCGCAGGGCTGATGACCGGGTACGCGTAACGGTCCAGCTGATCGATGCGATCAAGGGGCATCACCTCTGGGCGGAACGATACGAGAGGGAGCTGAAAGACACCTTTGCACTGCAAGATGAGATCACGAGGAAGATCCTGTCAGCACTGGATGTGAGGTTGACAAGGGGGGAACAAGCCAACACAGCGCGTAAAGTTACGGGCAACCTCGAAGCCTATCTCAATGCCTTGCAAGCCCATTGGTATATACACCACCATAGGAATAAAGAAGGGCTTCTTCAGGCTCGGAAGCTGGCAGAGCAGGCCATAGCCCTGGACCCCGAGTATGCAAGACCATACATTACCATGGCAGGCTGCCATATCAGTGAGATTTGGTTTGGCTTGAGCAAATCCCCCAAGAAATCTCTTGAGCAGGCTCTCCAATTGGTCCAAAAGGCCATTTCCATAGATGAGTCCAACCCGAGCTGCTACAGGAAATTGAGTGCTATCTACATGTCTAAAAGGCAGTATGAGAGGGCCATTGCTGAAGCGGAGCGGGCTATCGCCCTTGATCCAAATGGGGCCGATGCCCATTCACAGTTGGGGATTGCACTGGTCTACTCTGGCAGGCAGCAGGAAGCCATCGCGCCTTTAGAAAAGGCGATTCGCATCAACCCTCTCCCTCCTTCCTTGTATTTCGGTCGCTTAGGCGTTGCCTATCGCGATACGGGACGCTATGAGGAGGCGATTGCACAATTTAAGAAAGCCATTAATCTCGCACCCGACGCTTATATTCCCCACCTTTTTTTGGCCTCGACGTATAGTTTAGCAGGCCTTGATGAGGAGGCCCGTACTGAAGCATCAGAAGTGCTCAGAATACAACCCAAGTTCTCGCTCGAACGTTTTAAAAAGAGACTCTTTTACAAAAATAAGGCCGATAAGGAGCTCGTTATTGGCGCCTTGCGAAAGGCTGGTCTTCCCGAACAACCACCACTCCCCCTCCCTGACAAACCCTCCATTGCCGTGCTGCCATTCACAAACATGAGTGATGACCCCAAGCAGGAGTATTTCAGTGATGGGATTACTGAATCCATTATTACGGCTTTGTCAAAAGTGGAGAAACTATTTGTGATTGCCCGCAACTCCACCTTTACCTATAAAGGCAAGCCGGTGAAAGTTCAGCAGGTGGCCCAGGACCTTGGCGTACAGTACATATTGGAGGGGAGCGTTCAGGAATCCGCCGGTCGTATCCGGATAACCGCACAGTTGATTGACGCTCGAAAGGGCCATCACCTGTGGGCTGAACGGTATGATCGTAGTTTGAAAGAAATATTTGATCTTCAGGATGAGATTACCATGAAGATCATTACGGCCCTTGAGGTGAAATTGACTGAAGGTGAGCAGGCTTTGGTAGCTGGTAGCGGGACAGATAATCTCGATGCATACTTAAAAATCCTGCAGGCACGTGATTTGAAACGGCACCAAACTGTTGAAAATAATTATAGGGCCCGGCAGCTTGCCAAGGAAGCCATTGCGCTTGATCCCGGGTATGCACAAGCCTATCGGTGGTTGGGCGGAACGCACGTCATAGATGTGTGGTTGAGCTCCACCCAATCGCCTCGAGAGTCTCTAAAAAAAGCCATGGAGCTCGCTCAAAAAGCCATATCCCTGGATGACTCCCTGGGAGGTGCCCATGGTCTGTTGGGCAATATCTATATCATGAGAAGGGATTATGAAAAGGGCATTCGGGAAGTACAGCGGGCGGTTGATCTTGAACCGAACGGCGCTGACGCCCATGTATTTTTGGGTATGGGGCTTAAATATGTAGATAGAGCAGATGAGGCCGTTGCGATCCTTAAAAAAGCCATACGTCTGGACCCACACACGCCGGGCTGGTATATGCACATTCTAGCTTCGGCCTATAGAGATATTAGCAGGTATGAAGAAGCAATGAAATGGGGTGAGAAAGCGGTTCAGCAGAATCCCAAAAATGTTCTTTCTCGTGTGATACTTTGCAGCATTTACAGCCTGGCAGGCCGAATGCATGAAGCCCGTGACCAGGCCAAAGAAATTATGACAATCAATCCCAAGTTTTCTGTGGAGCAAGTCGCAAGAACAGACCCGCAAAAAAACAAAGATGTGAAAAAGCGTTATATTGATGCTTTGCGCAAAGCAGGATTGAAGTGA
- a CDS encoding GAF domain-containing protein: MEKQVINYETMLKVAKAISHSKDPEEVALMTVESIKTALAVKGCSLFLFNRKTNELQLATSFGLSDEYINKGPLSALHSIAQSLEDGPVAIYDVMDDPRIQYPKEAQKEGISSILSVPIIVGGNLIGAVRVYASEPLEFTMDDVNFVQALAQIAGGAINMARYVKGLKSSIEVLKTMKEVQSRRSKRRTPYEGVPMSVPSNLD; encoded by the coding sequence ATGGAAAAACAAGTCATCAACTATGAAACCATGCTTAAGGTTGCAAAGGCAATCTCTCACTCCAAAGACCCGGAAGAAGTTGCTTTAATGACAGTAGAAAGCATTAAAACAGCTTTGGCTGTTAAAGGTTGTTCATTGTTTTTGTTCAATCGGAAAACAAATGAACTGCAGCTGGCCACTTCATTCGGGTTGAGTGATGAGTATATAAACAAAGGACCTTTGAGTGCATTGCACTCCATTGCCCAATCGTTGGAGGATGGACCGGTGGCAATTTATGATGTGATGGATGATCCCAGAATCCAGTATCCAAAAGAAGCTCAGAAAGAAGGAATATCCTCCATACTCTCGGTGCCCATCATTGTCGGGGGCAATTTAATCGGGGCTGTGCGGGTTTATGCATCCGAACCCTTGGAGTTCACGATGGATGATGTGAATTTCGTTCAGGCACTGGCCCAAATAGCCGGAGGGGCTATAAACATGGCCAGGTATGTTAAAGGATTAAAAAGTAGCATTGAAGTTTTGAAAACGATGAAGGAAGTTCAGTCTCGACGATCCAAAAGAAGGACTCCTTATGAGGGAGTTCCCATGAGTGTACCTTCCAATTTGGATTAA